From Dermochelys coriacea isolate rDerCor1 chromosome 9, rDerCor1.pri.v4, whole genome shotgun sequence, one genomic window encodes:
- the SPRY3 gene encoding protein sprouty homolog 3 — MDLPAEDFQQILSIDQIRSIRASNDYVERPAISFKQARSNPSLSQQAHKQEWSQDCLVSSTFQDLHRSHSQHHQMSALQQHLSHSSTASSVSHSTTASDQRLLSGVTPSHSGHSLIRTQPRAGDLKPEEPLKGMVEKATLHSGHLFICEECGRCKCARCTATRSLPSCWVCNQRCLCSPESLIDYGTCLCCIKGLFYHCSTDDEDTCADDPCSCSSGSCCARWAAMSFLSLLMPCLCCYFPTLGCLKLCQRGYDSLKRPGCRCQNHTNTVCRKISSSSGTPFPKTLDKPV, encoded by the coding sequence ATGGATCTGCCTGCTGAGGACTTCCAACAAATCCTCTCCATTGACCAGATACGCTCCATCCGTGCCAGCAATGACTATGTGGAGAGACCTGCCATCTCCTTCAAGCAAGCTCGGTCcaacccatccctctcacagcaGGCCCACAAGCAAGAGTGGTCTCAGGACTGCCTGGTGTCTTCCACCTTCCAGGACCTGCACCGCAGCCACAGCCAACACCACCAGATGTCAGCCTTGCAGCAGCACCTGAGTCATTCCAGCACTGCCAGCTCTGTGTCTCACAGCACCACTGCCTCGGACCAGCGGCTGCTGAGCGGGGTCACACCCTCACATTCTGGGCACTCCCTCATCCGGACGCAGCCCAGAGCGGGTGACCTGAAGCCCGAGGAACCGCTGAAAGGTATGGTGGAGAAGGCCACTCTCCACTCTGGACACCTCTTCATCTGTGAGGAGTGTGGGCGTTGTAAGTGTGCCCGCTGCACAGCCACCCGCAGCTTGCCCTCCTGCTGGGTCTGCAACCAGCGCTGCCTCTGCTCTCCAGAGAGTCTCATCGACTATGGGACTTGCCTGTGCTGCATCAAGGGTCTCTTCTACCACTGCTCCACTGATGATGAGGACACCTGTGCCGATGacccctgctcctgcagctcgGGGTCCTGCTGCGCCCGCTGGGCTGCTATgagcttcctctctctcctcatgCCCTGCCTCTGCTGCTACTTCCCTACACTGGGGTGCCTCAAACTTTGCCAGCGGGGCTATGACAGTCTGAAACGTCCTGGCTGCCGCTGCCAGAACCACACCAACACAGTCTGCAGGAAGATCTCCTCCTCCAGTGGCACTCCTTTCCCTAAGACTCTGGATAAGCCGGTATGA